The Cryptomeria japonica unplaced genomic scaffold, Sugi_1.0 HiC_scaffold_742, whole genome shotgun sequence genome contains a region encoding:
- the LOC131872719 gene encoding putative FBD-associated F-box protein At5g56440: MAYTRLMARSSAIDRLSALSDDVLLNHILSKISYRDVVRSSLLSQRWRLLWTKIPRLKFCPEDFEKQKDGRIQAIINNALLHLDTRLSCLELTVALDDPKAAYINNWIRLAAEKQVERMDIHICNRDPKTGKRISNGASPMMELGDSIFSCENLTVLTVQYIRIPKMPTNFGVFRSLKALRYAGIPNLDDAMFEGFMDLCPHLQDLGILSCLGLKNLNIRSFNLMWIHLGDLRPDISLQLTCPRLMEIGLIDSGQYAGLKWLKLLQQISRAKSVKKVILQNYNTGNAVNPGMPSIIVLNSFPGLEELTIHGQCFQEMISDEMPTAEVALPNLKMVRAHIGPDKGAQAVIFLGFLLRNCPLSVTRVFLPEHCPPIMQNNILNLERDFSKSRLSTATKTWSMNLKAVCQLCTRRVEYYSQV; the protein is encoded by the exons ATGGCATATACAAGGTTAATGGCAAGATCATCAGCAATAGACAGGCTGTCTGCATTATCTGATGATGTTCTTTTAAATCATATTTTGTCGAAGATTTCTTACAGAGATGTCGTACGCTCTTCCCTACTCTCACAGAGATGGCGGCTCTTGTGGACGAAAATACCAAGGCTCAAGTTTTGTCCTGAGGATTTTGAGAAACAAAAAGATGGCAGGATACAGGCCATAATTAACAATGCCCTACTACACCTCGATACTCGTCTTTCTTGTTTGGAGCTTACAGTTGCCTTGGATGACCCTAAGGCTGCCTATATTAACAATTGGATTCGCCTTGCAGCTGAAAAACAGGTGGAACGCATGGATATACACATCTGTAATAGAGATCCGAAGACTGGTAAGAGGATTAGCAATGGAGCTTCTCCCATGATGGAGCTTGGGGACTCCATTTTTAGCTGTGAAAACCTCACGGTCTTAACAGTGCAATACATCCGAATTCCCAAGATGCCCACTAATTTTGGGGTATTCCGATCCTTGAAAGCACTTCGTTATGCTGGTATTCCGAATCTGGATGATGCTATGTTTGAAGGATTCATGGATCTGTGCCCACATCTTCAAGATTTAGGGATTCTCAGTTGTTTAGGGTTAAAAAACTTGAATATACGATCTTTCAATTTAATGTGGATACATCTAGGAGATCTAAGACCTGATATATCATTGCAACTGACTTGCCCACGCTTGATGGAAATCGGCCTCATCGATTCTGGGCAATACGCAGGGCTTAAATGGCTTAAattacttcaacaaatttcaagagcgAAATCTGTTAAAAAAGTTATTCTTCAAAACTACAATACAGGCAATGCCGTTAATCCAGGAATGCCTAGTATTATTGTTCTTAACAGTTTTCCTGGGCTTGAAGAGTTGACAATCCATGGCCAATGTTTTCAA GAGATGATATCAGATGAGATGCCAACAGCAGAGGTGGCACTACCAAATTTGAAGATGGTGCGTGCCCATATTGGGCCAGACAAGGGTGCACAGGCAGtgatttttttgggttttcttcttAGAAATTGTCCATTAAGTGTAACAAGGGTTTTTCTGCCTGAACACTGCCCTCCAATCATGCAAAATAATATTCTCAATTTGGAAAGGGATTTCTCAAAATCAAGATTGTCAACTGCcacaaaaacgtggtcaatgaatCTGAAAGCAGTTTGCCAACTTTGTACAAGACGCGTTGAATATTATTCACAG